From Mytilus edulis chromosome 8, xbMytEdul2.2, whole genome shotgun sequence, one genomic window encodes:
- the LOC139486694 gene encoding mucin-21-like, translating into MLKQKIHLVLAILLTFGIQCYCNTTTAGSQTTEQSSTTTVQNSVSKSKKSTTNGNTASSSEHTSTTTNAKLVSTEQSAASISTETVSTNVTPGSPSSTAVVTSSSISSTISSFTTSGAITDINTDGINSSSSNATPSTINTTTTGRTTTTVQKTTTGQQPTTKQTTKRTTGTTNNINGPSKNKGEPMSLEEKQRRNGIVSASICVGSLVLIGIAYLSSFVDKPSEKVPKFPKNKYNREETNYKSQTKPAGTKKISFDNGFSIQETPTTSSHQPNLKSPVKTDQIESPIKTDQIELNSVENNDKNIQNENRRRTGWDVLSKDPAYFDNYQPKHTTTQAEVNEM; encoded by the coding sequence ATGTTAAAACAGAAGATTCATTTAGTGCTCGCTATTTTATTAACTTTTGGAATACAGTGTTATTGTAATACAACGACAGCGGGTTCTCAAACTACAGAACAATCGAGTACAACTACTGTACAGAACTCTGTAAGTAAAAGCAAAAAGTCTACTACAAATGGTAATACTGCTTCCAGTAGTGAACATACAAGTACTACTACCAATGCTAAATTAGTATCTACCGAACAAAGTGCTGCCTCTATAAGTACCGAGACTGTAAGTACAAATGTAACACCAGGCTCTCCATCTAGCACTGCAGTTGTTACATCTTCATCAATATCGTCAACCATTTCGTCTTTTACGACTTCAGGTGCAATCACAGATATAAATACAGACGGTATCAACTCGTCTTCTTCGAATGCAACACCAAGTACCATTAATACAACAACCACTGGGAGAACGACGACAACTGTGCAAAAGACGACAACAGGTCAACAACCCACAACCAAGCAGACTACAAAAAGAACTACTGGTACAACCAATAACATAAATGGCCCAAGTAAAAATAAAGGTGAACCTATGTCATTAGAGGAGAAACAGAGGAGAAATGGTATAGTGTCCGCCAGTATCTGCGTAGGTAGTCTCGTCCTCATTGGAATTGCATATTTGTCTAGTTTTGTTGACAAACCTTCGGAAAAGGTACCGAAATTTCCAAAGAACAAATATAATCGGGAAGAAACAAATTATAAATCTCAAACAAAGCCAGCAGGTACGAAGAAAATAAGTTTTGACAACGGATTTTCTATTCAGGAAACACCAACAACATCTAGTCATCAACCCAACTTAAAATCTCCAGTCAAAACGGACCAAATCGAATCTCCTATCAAAACGGACCAGATCGAATTAAATTCAGTAGAAAATaacgacaaaaacattcaaaatgaaaACCGTCGTAGAACTGGATGGGATGTTCTGTCTAAAGATCCAGCTTATTTTGATAACTATCAGCCGAAACATACAACTACACAAGCAGAAGTCAATGAAATGTGA
- the LOC139486695 gene encoding salivary glue protein Sgs-3-like translates to MVLYSIHSSCGASTSSVTPTETDTPTTTADTMETEGSTSTKHKETTTNITTTAQTTTNYKQTINTEMTPEISTTMDTTLTTTGTTKSTEATTETSLTTMMSNETLTSPTTMTSPTETTSPITTAGHPNTTTDSSTASALQQGVDPSEGNVAIGAVMAIAVCLVIIILIVLLARIENNLNGTAKSRKLSIFDVNRKSDNSLLIREGSTAF, encoded by the coding sequence ATGGTTTTATATAGTATACACAGCTCATGTGGGGCTTCAACATCATCAGTTACACCTACAGAAACGGATACACCGACAACAACAGCGGATACTATGGAAACAGAAGGGTCAACATCTACAAAACACAAAGAAACAACTACAAACATTACAACAACGGCtcaaacaacaacaaattatAAGCAGACAATAAATACCGAAATGACACCGGAAATAAGTACAACGATGGACACGACATTGACAACGACGGGTACTACAAAATCAACCGAAGCTACGACGGAGACGTCGCTTACAACGATGATGTCGAATGAAACACTGACATCGCCTACAACAATGACGTCGCCTACAGAGACGACGTCTCCTATAACGACAGCCGGCCATCCCAATACTACTACAGATAGTTCTACAGCAAGTGCTTTACAACAAGGAGTCGATCCTTCAGAGGGAAATGTGGCTATTGGGGCAGTAATGGCTATAGCTGTTTGTTTAGTTATTATCATATTAATCGTGTTATTAGCTAGAATTGAGAATAATTTGAATGGAACGGCAAAATCTAGAAAACTTTCAATATTTGATGTAAACAGAAAATCTGACAATAGTCTTCTTATACGTGAAGGCTCTACAGCTTTCTGA